From the genome of Acidaminococcus sp.:
TTCCAGCACAGTCATGCAGATAGCCGTAGTCAAGATAGCATCCACAGCATTTCCGCCCCGCTTCAGTGCGTCAAGACCTGCCTGAGCCGCGAGAGACTGAGAAGTGCATACTATTCCCCGGCGGCCGTACACCACGCCCCGCCGGGAAGGATAACGATAGGTGAGACCATCAAACTTCATCGTAGTTTCCCTTTCCGCACCAAATGCCGGTGCTGATAAAGATTATTGCCCTCATTTTACAATAGAATCAAAATAAAAGGAAGCGTCCAGGATGAGAGAATAGTGATGACTTATATTGGCGCCTGTCCCTCCATTTCTTGACATTCCCGCGGAGTTCCGATATACTTTCTAATGTTACGGAGAGGTGGCCGAGCGGTTTAAGGCACCAGTCTTGAAAACTGGCGATCCCGCAAGGGACCGTGGGTTCGAATCCCACCCTCTCCGCCATTTGAAAAGGTAAGGGACTGTCGCATTTTGCGACGGCCCCTTTTGTATCAAAAACAAGGTAAAAGCAAGGCGCGGCCTCATTGAATGAGACCGCGCCTTGGTGTAGAATTTAAATATGCCAAAAAAGAAACCTACACAAAAGGATTATACAAAAATTGGCAGTTCTTATCAACTTTTTCTTCCTCTAAATTTTGAAGTACAAATCCCTAATGACGATCCTGTTCGCTTGGTGCGTGCCATGGTAGAAGGGATGGATGTAAAGGCATTGTATGACACGTATTCTCATGTCGAGAATAAATTAACGTCACCAATTCAGCTGCTGGAAATCGTCATTTATGCATGTATGGAAGGAATTCGTGGTTCGCGTAAGATAGAGCAATCCTGTAAAAGAGACACTCATTTCATGTTCCTCTTAGATGGGAAAAAAGCTCCGGATAATGCAACCATTGCAAGATTTTGTTCCCTCCATCTAAAACCATGTATCAAGGAGCTCATGATTCAGATGGATAAATGGCTGCTGGCTCGCGGGTTCATCACGCTGGATAGCCTGTTCATCGATGGGACAAAAATTGAATCTGTGGCAAACAAATACAAATTTGTTTGGAAAAACAGAGTCTTAGGCAGCCAGAACAAACTCATAGAGAAACTGGAGCAACTGGTTCCCGAAATCGAGGAACGTTTCGGAATCAAGGTCTGTTACGGAAACACTTTCCACATCCGTCATTTAAAGAAGCTCCTAAAAAAACTGCTTGTCATAAAGCGGGCTGAGGGAATCGAGTTTGTTCACGGATGTGGGAAAAGAAAGACCATCCTACAGAAGTACTATGAGATTTTAGCTAACTATCTCAAACGGCTTAAGGTGTATACGAAGCAGCTTCATATCTGTGGGGAACGGAACAGCTTTGCCAAAACAGACCCGGATGCTACCTTTATGAGGATGAAAGAAGACGCCATGCTTAATGGCGCCTTAAAGCCGGGATACAATGTCCAATATGCAAACAATTCCGGTTTTACCTTGTTTGCAGATGTAAGTGCACATCCAACAGACATGCGGACACTCATTCCTTTTCTTGAAGGATTTGAAGCCCACTTCGGTCAGAAATTTGCAAACATTGTAGCCGATGCAGGCTATGAAAGCGAAGAGAACTTGGTCTGGCTGAAGAAGAATCAGTATACTTCATATATCAAGCCTAACAATTATGAAAGAAGCAAGAGGAAAAAGTATAAGAACGACATCGGCAAAGCAGAAAACATGACATATTTGCCTGATCAAGACATGTATATCTGTAAAGGCAGGAGACTGCTGAAAGTCAGCAAAGTAACCCAGGTAAAGAACCGGTCGGGATATGTGTCAGAGAAAACATATTACGAATGTAAGGACTGCAGCGGTTGTCCCTACAAGGAACAGTGCATCCATGGGAACAATTGCAGGACACCCATGGAGAAAAGAAACAAGAAATTAGTGGTCTCGAAGAATTTTGCTGCATTGAGGGCAGAATCCCTGAAGAACATTACTTCCGAATATGGTAAGGAACTGAGGATGAACCGCAGTATACAGGCAGAAGGAGCCTTTGCGGATCTCAAGGATTCATTAAATGTCAGAAGACTAGAAACCCGAGGCAAAGGAAATGCCCTGGTAACAGTGGGAATATGTGCCATGGCACGGAATGTCTTGAAGGTTCATCACAAAGTTCAAGACGGCAAAGAGGATTTGCACTTGTATCCGCTGAAAAAAGAGGCCTAAAAGATACAAAAAGAGCGCTCGAAAAAAGCAACTTAGGGTTGCTTAATTTCGTGCGCCCTTTTTTCATCTCAAAACATATTCAACTAAAAAATAAGGCAAATTGGGGCCTTTAGCAAGTTATTTCAGGGATTAAAAATCGGTCACTTGCGACAGCCCCTTTACGCAGGTCGCCGGTCGCTGGCCGCGGGTCGCCCGTGGAAGCAAAATGACCAAAGCATTTTGCTTTAAACTTATAAAAATAAACCCTGAAATTTAAGTTAACTTCTAAATTTCAGGGTTTATATCATATTTTACTTGAGCCAAAAGCATCTTTTTATTTTTCACAGTCCCTTTTTCGCTGTCTACAGCTCCAAAAGCCGCGGGTGCTATGCAAGTATCAGTTCTGACGTACGATACCTGTCAAATCCTTCATACTGGTACGATGCGTCGATACCTTCCATATAAATCTTCCGGTCATTGATCCGGTCAGTCAGCGCCCCCTGCAGCAGTCTTTTGAGTTCCATGTCGCTAACAGGACTTTGTTCC
Proteins encoded in this window:
- a CDS encoding IS1182 family transposase, translated to MPKKKPTQKDYTKIGSSYQLFLPLNFEVQIPNDDPVRLVRAMVEGMDVKALYDTYSHVENKLTSPIQLLEIVIYACMEGIRGSRKIEQSCKRDTHFMFLLDGKKAPDNATIARFCSLHLKPCIKELMIQMDKWLLARGFITLDSLFIDGTKIESVANKYKFVWKNRVLGSQNKLIEKLEQLVPEIEERFGIKVCYGNTFHIRHLKKLLKKLLVIKRAEGIEFVHGCGKRKTILQKYYEILANYLKRLKVYTKQLHICGERNSFAKTDPDATFMRMKEDAMLNGALKPGYNVQYANNSGFTLFADVSAHPTDMRTLIPFLEGFEAHFGQKFANIVADAGYESEENLVWLKKNQYTSYIKPNNYERSKRKKYKNDIGKAENMTYLPDQDMYICKGRRLLKVSKVTQVKNRSGYVSEKTYYECKDCSGCPYKEQCIHGNNCRTPMEKRNKKLVVSKNFAALRAESLKNITSEYGKELRMNRSIQAEGAFADLKDSLNVRRLETRGKGNALVTVGICAMARNVLKVHHKVQDGKEDLHLYPLKKEA